One window of Trifolium pratense cultivar HEN17-A07 linkage group LG5, ARS_RC_1.1, whole genome shotgun sequence genomic DNA carries:
- the LOC123885500 gene encoding MDIS1-interacting receptor like kinase 1-like encodes MPTLSILDLSNNSLTGHIPENFGSSPALEAFNVSYNKLEGSVPENGMLRTLNPNNLVGNDGLCGGILSSCDQNSAYSSRHESSHEKRIITGWIIGISSILAIGITILVARSLYVRWYTGGFCFRERFYKGSKGWPWRLMAFQRLGFTSSDILACIKETNVIGMGGTGVVYKAEVPHSNTVVAVKKLWRSGNDVEVGGGGGGDELVGEVNLLGRLRHRNIVRLLGFLYNDTDLMIVYEFMPNGNLGDALHCKQTVRQLVDWVSRYNIALGVAQGLAYLHHDCYPPVIHRDIKSNNILLDANLEARIADFGLAKMMVRKNETVSMVAGSYGYIAPEYGYALKVDEKIDVYSYGVVLFELLTGKRPLDEEFGESVDIVEWIRRKIRDNKSLEEALDQSVGNSRHVIEEMLLVLRIAVICTAKLPKERPSMRDVIMMLGEAKPRRKISGNNETSLAANNINNKEMSVFSTSPVSGLL; translated from the exons ATGCCAACATTATCCATCCTTGATCTTTCCAACAATTCGTTGACCGGTCATATACCTGAAAACTTTGGTTCATCACCAGCTCTTGAAGCATTTAATGTCTCATACAACAAGCTTGAAGGTTCTGTACCAGAAAATGGTATGCTGAGAACTCTAAACCCGAATAATCTCGTCGGAAATGATGGCCTATGTGGTGGTATCCTCTCTTCATGTGATCAAAACTCAGCATACTCCTCGAGGCATGAAAGTTCACATGAAAAGCGCATTATCACAGGATGGATAATTGGAATATCATCAATTCTAGCCATTGGAATTACAATTTTGGTAGCAAGGTCTTTATATGTAAGGTGGTACACCGGCGGTTTTTGCTTCAGAGAGAGATTTTATAAAGGTAGCAAAGGGTGGCCATGGAGATTGATGGCATTTCAGAGACTTGGTTTTACAAGTTCAGACATTCTAGCTTGTATCAAGGAAACAAATGTGATTGGAATGGGAGGTACCGGCGTTGTTTACAAGGCCGAGGTACCGCATTCTAACACAGTTGTGGCAGTGAAAAAGTTGTGGAGATCAGGAAATGATGTTGAAgtaggaggaggaggaggcgGTGATGAACTTGTTGGAGAGGTGAACCTGTTAGGAAGATTAAGGCATAGAAACATTGTTAGATTATTAGGATTTCTTTATAATGACACTGATTTGATGATAGTTTATGAATTTATGCCTAATGGAAACCTTGGAGATGCCTTGCATTGTAAGCAAACAGTTAGACAGCTTGTGGATTGGGTTTCGAGATACAATATAGCTTTAGGAGTTGCTCAAGGACTTGCTTATCTTCACCATGACTGTTATCCGCCGGTTATTCATCGCGACATTAAGTCAAATAATATACTTCTTGATGCAAATCTTGAGGCAAGGATAGCAGATTTTGGATTGGCCAAGATGATGGTCCGTAAGAACGAAACCGTCTCCATGGTTGCCGGTTCCTATGGCTACATTGCTCCTG AATATGGCTATGCATTGAAGGTGGATGAAAAGATTGATGTATACAGTTACGGAGTAGTTTTATTCGAGCTTCTGACAGGAAAGAGGCCGCTTGATGAAGAATTTGGAGAAAGTGTAGACATTGTAGAATGGATTAGAAGGAAGATTAGAGATAACAAATCTCTAGAAGAAGCATTAGATCAAAGCGTAGGAAACAGCAGACATGTTATAGAAGAGATGCTTTTAGTTTTAAGAATAGCAGTTATTTGCACTGCTAAGCTTCCTAAGGAAAGACCAAGTATGAGAGATGTGATAATGATGCTTGGAGAGGCAAAGCCTAGAAGAAAAATCAGTGGCAACAATGAAACATCTTTAGCAGCTAACAACATTAATAACAAGGAGATGTCAGTTTTTAGCACATCACCAGTTAGTGGCCTTCTTTAG
- the LOC123885497 gene encoding protein FORGETTER 1-like: MSTSPPNPTLPRKCSDCKKTFILPTSCVVCPLCLQDDNFMAMTETEFLNQPLKEVEDHKDDSSDTTLFTKYRGAKLYRKPRHPGRIIETAFLSGVKLPRGTYVPNILHNSSLSGIQLEAAVHICQRHTQKIGNGATAGFLLGDGTGVGKGRTIAGVIRENWSHGRKKSLWISSNSILNLDVRRDLDDVGASSISVHPLNTLSYDELGITEGVIFLTYSCLIASNKNDVTRMGQLLKWCGTGFDGLIIFDESQKGKNSNPKKGKPTKAAEAVCNIQIKLPNARVVYSSATGASEPRDMGYMVRLGLWGDGTCFPDFGAFIDNIEKGDVGALELVAMDMKARGMYISRTLSYEGADVAIVVAVLNDKMIDMYKKAAEFWAFLLEALKVSIEHLPNTVKASSSLWGQYWASHQNFFRHMSTSLKVSTAVNLSLLAIDKYECVVIGLQSTGEARLSEAFAKDKAVSEDKAVSEDFEKSVAPTRAILLKFVEEYYPEVEHPAAAMKGKREILEMIRNLDLPENPLDELIHELGGPEKVAEITGRKARLVRDTSENVIYKKRIEKGETVEMVNMKERENFMDGRKLVAIVSDAGSTGVSLQAHTSAPNNKRRVHLTLELPWSADRVIQQLGRTHRSSQASVPSYRILITNLGGERRFVSTIAKRLQSLGALTQGDRRVGPSLSAYNYDSIYGTQALKHLYTVIMTKDGLLPVLPPGCVSEPKCNTVKHFTTQAKTALASVGISEDILHGADDNYDIGHFLNRILGIAPLTQNRLFDFFVDILNHLIREDRDKGILGTGIVDLKAIARDSKKKIYVDLPSAASSYLYTFTLDGRVSWEAAKSMRVRNQKLGVGGGFRRSKKKHDGKRRVILVLVSLASGYKIVCPTSGNCSDISLENYLEVDESLGKVKPLWEHEYNAASSCEQASSSTVKVNVLAGVILPLWTAIEKAVQVEQNQKRLCIVRCNNKKFAGLLLPNAAIAETVLKDYPP; the protein is encoded by the exons ATGTCGACCTCTCCTCCGAATCCGACGCTGCCTCGTAAATGTTCTGACTGCAAGAAGACCTTCATCCTGCCAACATCATGTGTTGTTTGTCCTCTCTGTCTCCAAGACGACAACTTCATGGCTATGACCGAAACCGAATTTCTTAACCAg CCTCTTAAGGAGGTCGAGGACCATAAAGACGACAGTTCAGAcacaacattattcacaaaaTAC AGAGGTGCCAAATTATACCGCAAACCTCGACACCCCGGACGCATCATTGAAACAGCATTTCTGAGTGGTGTTAAACTACCACGGGGCACTTATGTACCAAACATACTCCACAATTCTTCTTTGTCGGGCATACAATTAGAAGCTGCAGTTCACATCTGTCAG AGACACACACAGAAAATCGGTAATGGTGCGACTGCTGGCTTTCTACTTGGAGATGGAACTGGAGTTGGTAAAGGAAGAACAATTGCTGGCGTAATCCGTGAAAACTGGTCTCATGGAAGGAAGAAGTCACT GTGGATTTCCAGTAATTCCATTCTGAATTTGGATGTCCGAAGAGATTTGGATGACGTTGGTGCTAGCTCCATTAGTG TGCATCCTTTGAACACACTGTCTTACGATGAGCTTGGCATTACCGAGGGAGTCATTTTCCTGACATACAGTTGCCTGATAGCATCTAATAAAAACGATGTTACCCGTATGGGACAGCTCCTGAAGTGGTGTGGAACTGGGTTTGACGGCCTTATCATTTTTGATGAG tctcaaaaaggaaaaaattcgAATCCCAAAAAGGGTAAGCCCACCAAAGCCGCTGAAGCAGTATGTAATATCCAG ATTAAACTACCTAATGCCCGGGTCGTTTACTCTTCGGCTACGGGTGCTTCTGAACCTCGCGATATGGGTTACATGGTTCGACTTGGCCTTTGGGGAGATGGAACATGTTTCCCTGATTTTGGTGCATTTATAG ATAATATTGAAAAAGGGGACGTTGGAGCTCTAGAGCTAGTTGCAATGGACATGAAAGCAAG GGGCATGTATATAAGTCGTACGCTTAGCTACGAGGGTGCTGATGTTGCAATTGTTGTAGCAGTTCTAAATGATAAGATGATA GATATGTACAAAAAAGCCGCAGAATTTTGGGCGTTTTTGCTTGAGGCCTTGAAGGTTTCCATTGAGCACCTACCCAACACAGTTAAAGCTAGTAGTAGTTTATGGGGACAATATTGGGCAAGTCATCAG AACTTCTTCAGACACATGTCTACGTCGTTGAAAGTATCAACTGCAGTGAACCTGTCGCTTCTTGCGATAGACAAATATGAATGTGTAGTCATAGGTCTACAGAGTACGGGTGAAGCAAGGTTGAGTGAAGCGTTTGCTAAAGATAAAGCTGTTTCAGAAGATAAAGCTGTTTCAGAG GATTTCGAAAAGTCTGTTGCTCCAACTCGGgcaattttgttaaaatttgtTGAAGAATATTACCCTGAAGTTGAACATCCCGCCGCAG CAATGAAGGGAAAGAGAGAAATATTAGAGATGATTCGTAATTTGGATCTTCCAGAGAATCCCTTGGATGAACTTATTCACGAG TTAGGAGGCCCTGAAAAAGTTGCAGAAATTACAGGAAGGAAGGCAAGGCTTGTGAGGGACACTAGTGAAAATGTGATTTATAAGAAGCGAAT AGAAAAAGGTGAAACTGTCGAGATGGTCAAcatgaaagagagagagaactTCATGGACGGTAGGAAGTTAGTGGCAATTGTATCTGATGCAGGATCAACTGGAGTTTCGTTGCAGGCACACACCAGTGCACCGAATAAC aaaagaagggTTCATTTAACTCTAGAACTTCCATGGAGTGCGGATCGAGTAATTCAGCAGCTTGGAAGAACTCATAGATCAAGTCAAGCGTCAGTACCATCATATAG AATACTGATTACAAATCTGGGTGGAGAACGCCGGTTTGTATCAACTATTGCTAAGAGATTACAATCCCTTGGAGCTTTGACACAAGGGGATCGTAG GGTTGGACCTTCATTAAGTGCATACAACTATGATAGCATTTATGGGACACAGGCTCTGAAGCATTTGTACACAGTAATAATGACAAAG GATGGTCTTCTTCCCGTGTTACCTCCAGGATGCGTATCTGAACCAAAATGCAATACAGTTAAGCATTTCACGACACAAGCAAAAACTGCTCTTGCTTCTGTTGGAATTTCTGAAGACATCCTCCATG GCGCTGATGATAACTACGATATTGGACATTTTCTCAACCGGATTTTGGGAATAGCTCCTTTGACTCAGAATAG GCTATTTGATTTCTTTGTGGATATCTTGaatcatcttattcgagaagACCGCGATAAAGGTATCCTTGGCACAGGCATTGTTGACTTGAAAGCGATTGCCCGGGACAGCAAAAAG AAAATATATGTTGATCTACCGTCTGCGGCTTCGAGTTATCTGTACACATTCACATTGGATGGAAGAGTTTCATGGGAG GCTGCAAAGTCCATGAGGGTTAGGAATCAGAAGCTTGGAGTTGGTGGTGGCTTCCGCAGGTCCAAGAAGAAGCATGATGGAAAACGTCGTGTTATTTTAGTACTTgtaag TTTGGCTTCGGGGTATAAGATAGTTTGTCCGACTTCTGGCAATTGTAGTGATATCAGTCTGGAAAATTATTTAGAAGTAGATGAATCTTTAGGGAAGGTCAAACCTCTCTGGGAGCACGAATATAATGCAGCTTCATCATGTGAACAAGCTTCATCATCTACG GTGAAAGTAAATGTCTTAGCTGGTGTCATTCTTCCACTTTGGACTGCTATCGAAAAGGCTGTGCAG GTCGAACAAAATCAGAAGAGGTTATGCATTGTTcgttgtaataataaaaaatttgctGGGCTTCTCTTACCTAATGCAGCAATAGCTGAAACTGTGCTTAAAG ATTACCCCCCATAG
- the LOC123885499 gene encoding MDIS1-interacting receptor like kinase 1-like — protein MKKKKMQMKTKFFIFFCYIVIFCFSYSFSAASKASSNDEVSALLSIKSGLVDPLNSLHDWKLDADHCNWTGIKCNTDGMVENLDLSHKNLSGIVSNDIQSLQNLTSLNLCCNAFSSLFPKSIVNLTTLNILDVSQNFFIGEFPLGFGKALKLASLNVSSNEFNGSIPLDIGNATSLEMLDLRGSFFEGSIPKSFGNLNKLKFLGLSGNNLTGKIPGELGKLSSLEYMIVGYNEFEGEIPSEFGNLTSLKYLDLAVSNLGGEIPNELGNLKVLDTLFLYNNNFEGRIPSQIGNITSLQFLDFSDNNLLGKIPDEISLLKNLKLLNFMGNRLSGFVPSGIGNLHQLEVLELWNNSLSGPLPSNLGENSPLQWLDVSSNSLSGEIPVTLCSKGNLTKLILFNNAFSGPIPSSLSTCSSLVRVRIHNNLLSGKVPVGLGKLEKLQRLELANNSLTGEIPDDIPSSVSLSFIDLSRNKLHSSLPSTILSISNLQVFIVSHNSLVGKIPDQFQDSP, from the coding sequence atgaagaagaaaaaaatgcagATGAAAACCAAGTTTTTCATATTCTTCTGTTAcattgtaattttttgtttctcttaTAGTTTTTCTGCTGCTTCAAAAGCTTCTTCAAATGATGAAGTTTCAGCTTTGCTTTCTATAAAATCAGGTCTTGTTGATCCTTTAAACAGTCTTCATGATTGGAAATTGGATGCAGATCATTGTAACTGGACCGGAATCAAATGCAACACGGATGGAATGGTAGAGAATCTTGATCTTTCTCACAAGAATCTCAGTGGTATAGTATCCAATGATATACAAAGTCTTCAAAATCTTACTTCTCTTAACTTATGTTGCAATGCATTTTCATCACTTTTTCCAAAATCTATAGTAAATCTCACCACATTGAACATTCTTGATGTAAGTCAGAATTTCTTTATTGGTGAATTTCCATTAGGATTTGGAAAGGCGTTGAAACTCGCGAGCTTAAATGTTTCTAGCAATGAGTTCAATGGTTCAATTCCTTTGGACATTGGAAATGCAACTTCATTAGAAATGCTTGATCTTAGAGGTAGTTTCTTTGAAGGTTCAATTCCGAAATCATTCGGAAACTTGAATAAGTTGAAGTTTCTTGGTTTATCTGGGAATAATCTCACTGGAAAAATTCCTGGTGAGCTTGGAAAACTTTCATCATTGGAGTATATGATTGTTGGATATAACGAATTCGAAGGTGAGATTCCGTCAGAATTCGGAAATCTTACTAGTCTAAAGTATCTTGATTTAGCAGTTTCCAATCTTGGTGGTGAGATTCCAAATGAATTAGGAAATCTTAAGGTATTGGATACACTTTTCTTATACAATAACAATTTTGAAGGAAGAATTCCATCACAAATTGGTAACATTACTTCTTTGCAGTTTTTGGATTTTTCTGATAACAATTTGTTAGGAAAAATTCCAGATGAAATTAGTCTGCTGAAAAATTTGAAGCTTCTGAATTTCATGGGAAATCGGTTATCCGGTTTTGTTCCTTCTGGAATTGGTAACTTGCATCAACTAGAGGTTCTGGAGCTATGGAACAATTCATTATCAGGTCCATTGCCTAGTAACCTCGGCGAGAATTCACCGTTGCAATGGTTGGATGTATCATCCAATTCACTCTCTGGTGAGATTCCAGTAACTCTTTGCAGCAAAGGAAATCTCACTAAGCTCATACTTTTCAACAATGCTTTCTCCGGTCCAATTCCATCAAGCCTATCGACGTGTTCTTCACTTGTTCGtgttcgaattcacaacaatttaCTTTCCGGTAAAGTTCCTGTTGGTCTTGGCAAGCTTGAGAAACTTCAAAGGTTGGAATTAGCTAATAATAGTCTCACTGGTGAAATACCAGATGATATTCCTTCTTCCGTGTCGCTTTCTTTCATTGATCTGTCAAGAAacaaacttcattcttctctACCTTCCACCATTCTTTCCATTTCAAATCTTCAAGTATTCATTGTCTCACACAATAGCTTAGTAGGTAAAATCCCTGACCAATTTCAGGACTCTCCCTAA
- the LOC123885498 gene encoding protein MODIFIED TRANSPORT TO THE VACUOLE 1 produces METSRRAVESYWRSRLIDSATSDEDKVTPVYKLEEICELLRSSHVSIVKEVSDFVLKRLDHKSPIVKQKALRLIKYAVGKSGAEFRREMQRHSVAIRQLLHYKGQLDPLKGDALNKAVRDTAQEAVSAIFSEDNSNSNIKVAAPSQDLNRRIQGFGNTNYEPPSEDKKSFISEVVGIGSASIKQGIHSLTQGHSLMKNETGSGSYKSPNLQRSLTNESEHGDRYVPVAYRSETQSSFGLPKNQSSGSWNQDSRVTKMDISNGESSGNSSETKTREDRLLETIVTSGGVRLQPSRDAIQAFLTEAAKLDALALSHALELKLQSPIWQVRMKAVCVLESVLRKKGDEHFSYVASYFTEHNDAVQKCSESPQASLREKAIKVLGLLGGGQPNSSAISSEKAVKTERPVVAELPDLIDTGDSNDNTANTTNEQSIGNLTSSAPLVDDLFGDISGSIGASHEVKNDDDPFADVSFHSGESKEQADDLFSGMTVGVDKPVDQWSHKQGIQSDPQLFDVFASGSEQGNHNASFGDLMGGLSIDENTSSTAKQKGTYSAVQSESLFSGLNNHTPENTLGGMLGSQAQPVGFNGNPLFPTGHLPYNMQPGIMLNQPYPSQPLNYGAMGTLLAQQQLLATMANFQHLSNVNMRDDGVAQMVGPNGNSPLPDIFQPNFASQTPSSMINNSKKEDNTKAFDFISDHLSSARDSRRVI; encoded by the exons ATGGAAACGAGTAGAAGAGCGGTGGAATCGTACTGGAGGTCAAGGTTAATCGATTCAGCTACATCAGATGAAGATAAAGTTACACCTGTTTACAAATTGGAAGAAATTTGTGAGCTTTTGCGTTCTTCACATGTTTCTATTGTTAAGGAAGTTTcagattttgttttgaaacgTTTGGATCATAAGAGTCCCATTGTAAAACAGAAG GCTTTAAGATTGATAAAATATGCAGTTGGAAAGTCTGGTGCTGAGTTCAGAAGGGAAATGCAGAGACATTCAGTGGCAATTCGTCAATTATTGCACTACAAGGGACAGTTGGATCCTTTGAAAGGCGATGCACTAAATAAGGCGGTACGGGACACTGCTCAGGAGGCTGTCTCTGCCATCTTCTCAGAagataatagtaatagtaatattaAGGTTGCCGCACCTTCTCAAGATCTTAACAGGCGGATACAAGGGTTTGGGAATACAAACTATGAACCGCCATCTGAAGATAAGAAGTCTTTTATTAGTGAGGTAGTTGGTATTGGAAGTGCATCAATTAAGCAAGGAATTCATAGCTTAACACAAGGACATTCACTAATGAAGAATGAAACTGGAAGTGGAAGCTACAAGAGTCCAAATCTTCAAAGGTCGCTGACCAACGAATCAGAACATGGTGACAGATATGTACCAGTTGCGTATCGTAGTGAAACTCAGAGTAGTTTTGGACTTCCAAAGAATCAATCTAGTGGTTCTTGGAATCAGGATTCTAGAGTAACTAAGATGGACATTTCAAATGGCGAATCCAGTGGAAATTCTTCAGAGACTAAGACTAGAGAGGATAGGCTGCTGGAGACAATTGTAACTTCAGGAGGTGTTCGTCTACAACCCTCTCGAGATGCCATTCAAGCTTTTCTAACAGAGGCTGCAAAGTTGGATGCCCTAGCTTTAAGTCATGCTCTTGAATTAAAGCTACAATCTCCTATTTGGCAG GTGCGCATGAAAGCTGTTTGTGTTCTTGAGTCCGTCCTCAGAAAGAAGGGTGATGAACATTTTTCGTATGTGGCATCTTACTTCACTGAACATAATGACGCCGTGCAGAAATGTTCCGAATCTCCCCAAGCCTCTTTGAGGGAAAAGGCTATAAAG GTTCTTGGTCTTCTAGGTGGAGGCCAGCCAAACAGTTCTGCTATTAGTTCAGAGAAAGCTGTAAAGACAGAGCGTCCTGTTGTTGCTGAATTGCCTGACTTGATAGACACTGGCGATTCAAATGATAACACAGCCAATACTACAAATGAACAAAGTATAGGAAATTTGACATCATCCGCACCTCTGGTTGATGATTTATTTGGCGATATAAGCGGCTCTATTGGAGCTAGTCATGAAGTGAAAAATGACGACGACCCATTTGCGGATGTATCATTTCACTCGGGCGAGAGCAAAGAACAAGCAGATGATCTATTTTCAGGAATGACAGTTGGCGTTGATAAGCCAGTTGATCAATGGAGTCACAAGCAGGGGATTCAAAGTGATCCTCAACTTTTTGACGTTTTTGCTTCTGGTTCGGAGCAAGGAAATCATAACGCGTCTTTTGGTGATTTAATGGGTGGTTTATCAATAGATGAAAATACCTCAAGCACGGCGAAGCAGAAGGGAACATATTCTGCAGTGCAATCTGAATCTTTATTTTCAGGTTTAAACAACCACACCCCAGAGAATACTCTGGGCGGCATGTTGGGATCTCAGGCTCAGCCAGTTGGGTTCAATGGAAACCCGTTGTTTCCCACTGGTCATCTGCCTTATAATATGCAACCTGGTATTATGTTGAACCAGCCATATCCTTCTCAGCCTCTTAATTATGGTGCCATGGGAACTCTCTTAGCTCAGCAACAATTACTCGCTACAATGGCTAATTTCCAACACCTTAGTAATGTCAACATGCGAGATGATGGTGTTGCTCAAATGGTTGGACCTAATGGAAATTCACCTTTGCCAGACATATTTCAACCAAATTTTGCATCTCAAACTCCCAGCTCAATGATCAATAATTCAAAGAAAGAAGATAACACAAAAGCATTTGATTTTATCTCG GACCATCTTAGCTCTGCTCGTGATTCAAGGAGAGTGATTTGA